The DNA region CGATCTATGATTGTGCAGAGGAGGGTTGAGAGATGCACAAGCAACCCAGCAAGTGCCCGGTGTGCGACGGGGCCTTTCATATTTCGGAACTGACATGTGACGTCTGCCACTCCGTGCTGCGAGGCGAGTTCGCGCCGTCTCGATTCGAGCGACTGGACAAGGACCAGGCCAACTTTTTGGAGGTGTTCCTTCGCTGCCGAGGCGTGCTGAACAGCGTCGAGCGAGAACTCGGGATTTCCTATCCCACCGTGCGCTCGCGTCTGGACGCCCTACTCGAGGCGTTGGGTCTGACGCCCGCGTCTGCACAGGAATCCGATGTGCGCCCCGCCGAGAAGGCCAAAGCTCGGCTGGAGATCCTCGACAAGTTGGAAAAGGGCGAGATCGCCCCGGACGAAGCAGCGGCCGCGCTGCGCAACCTGAAATAGGGAGAGAGAACGATGCGTGAAGAGATACAGCGTATCACGCAGATGGTCCAAGATGGCAAGCTGACCCCCGAAGAGGCGAGCGACCTCATTGAGGCCATCACCGCCGGCTCACGAACCGAGCGCGCCGAAGGAGAAGAGCGAGAGGAAGGGGCTCGCCGCGACACGTTCGACGAACTGTTCAAAGCCGTGGATCGCGTGACCCGTGACGCGATGGAGAGGGTCAACTGGCCCGAAATCGCTGAGAAGATCCGCAGCGCCACGCGTACCGGTTGGGACCGCATCAAGACGGACCTGGAGCAAGTGGGCCGCGGCGACTGGAAGAACCTCTTCGGCCGCCACACCGAGGAGAAGAAGCAGGAACTGGAACTGGACATAGAGCCCGGCGCCACCCTGCGCTTCGATCTGCCAAACGGCGACGTGAAGGTGATCGGAGGCTCCTCCGATCCGAAGGTGGTTGCGCGCGCCGAGATCCGCGGCAAAGACGAAGAGGAAACGCGCAGGCGGGCCGATGCTTGGACACTGCTGTTGGAGCAGACCGGCGACGAAGCCGTGCTGAAAATCCCCGGACAGGGTTCCGGCACCGTGCACACCGATCTCGAGGTGTATGTGCCCGCGGGCGTCAAGCTAGACGTGAAGACTGCCTCGGGCGATGTCGAAATCCGCAACACGCGTGCCGCCGTGAAGCTCACCACACACAGTGGAAATTGCTCCATCAGTGGCGCAGCTGATAGGCTGACTGTGGTCGCCACCTCGGGCGATGTGTCCGTCAAAGAGTTCGATGGCACGCAGATGACGGTGGAGACGCGCTCGGGCGATATCAGCCTGAACGAAGTGCACGCCAACATCAATGTGCGCACGGCCAGCGGCGACCTTTCGCTGAACAAGGTGACGGGCGATGCAATCTCGGCGGAGGCGATCAGCGGCGACGTGGACGTGGTGTTCGCAGAACCGTTCGACGGCGCGTGCAACCTGCGGGCCGTGAACGGGGACATTCACATCGCTGCGCCCGATGGGTCGTCCTGCCGGGTGATTCTGTCTTCTATCAGCGGCGAGGTATCCAGCGGCGTGTCGCTGCGGGACGAGATTCGGTCCGAGAAACGCCTGACCGGCACGCTGGGCGACGGCGACGGCTCACTGGACGCCAGCGCCATTAGCGGCGACGTCTCGCTGGAGATGAAGTCGTCGGCGTAGCAGTGCTGGAGTTGGTGGCCGGGGTGCAGTACATGTCGGCGTAATGTTCGCTGGAAACAGTGCCCTCGGTGCTGCAAGCCATCTAAGATCGGCCGGCGGGGGGTGAACTCCCGCCGGCCGCCACGTCTGTACCGCCCACCATCTCGAGTGGGACGCCCCGGTATAGTGGTTAGTCAACGGTGAAGACGACCTTGCCGCACTCGCCCTTCGTGATGAGCTCCATCGCTTTGTCGAACTCGGTGTAGTGCAGGTGGTGAGTGATCACCGAGCGGATATCGAGCCTGCCCGATGATAGAAGCTCGCCCATTTGGTCCCAAGTCTCCCACAGCCTGCGCCCCACGATACCTTGCAGTTCCAACCCCTTGAAGATCACCTTGTCCATGTCCACTGTCAGGTTCATGGGGAAGATGCCGAGCATGCTGATGCGGCCGCCCGCACGCGTACACTCCACCGCCTGCTCGAATGCCTGCGGGTGCCCCGACATCTCCAGTGCGACGTCCACGCCGACGCCGCCCGTGGCATCGTACACCTGCTTCACTACGTCATCTCTTGTTGGGTTCAGGAGCAGGTCAGCACCCACTGCTTCTGCCATCGCTAGCCGATAGTCACTAACTTCCGTGACGATGACCTTACCGCTGCCACAGGCTTTAGCAATCGCCACGGAGAAGAGGCCGATGGGTCCCATGCCGAGAACGAGCACGCTGCGTCCTTCGATCGGTCCAGCCAGAGTGGTATGCACCGCGTTGCCGAGAGGGTCCTGCACGGTAGCCACCTCGGGTGGCACGGTGGTATCGGTAACCCGCGCGTTGGCCTCCGGCACTACCAGCCAGGGCGCGAAGCACCCATCGATGTCCACCCCGATGATGCGCGTGTTAGCGCACACGTGCCCTTGCCCCGCCCGACACTGCACGCACTCACCACACACGATGTGCGACTCTCCCGCAACGAAGTCGCCTACGCGAACGCGCTCCACACCCTCGCCGACCTCCTCGACGATGCCACACCACTCGTGGCCGATTACGCGTGGAGGGCGGATGCGACCGGCGGCCCAGGGGTCCCACTTCCAGATGTGATAGTCGGTCCCGCAGATGCTCGTTCTCTGAACTCGGACCTTGACTGTGCCAGGGGTGACGGAGGGCTCGGGGACATCAATAAGGTCGCAGCCGGGGGCGGGCTGCGTTTTGGCAATGGCTTTCACGCGGATCGGTTCTCCTTCTGCACCCATTGTACTCGCCGTCGCTGAACCGCGGCGGCACGGGCCCGGGAAGGACACCCGAATGCTGTAAGATGTGATCTGTGGAGCGACGACGGCAGCTTCTGCCCAACCATGACTTTCGCGAGGCCCTGAACGGCTGGGAGACGATGGGTAAGGGTGCCACACTGGTGCGTTCGGGAGGCGCCCGGCTTCTCGTGCTGTTGAGTGACGAAGCGGAGCCTGCGGTCATCACGTCCAGCCCCATCGAGGTGGTACCCGGTGCGACCTACCGGCTCGGTGCTCATGCCGAGCGCCTGGAAGGAAGCGCAGCCTTGCGGGTAGCCTGGATCGGTGAACGAGCCTCTGATACCGCAGGATCGGCCATACCATTAGTCTCTTTGCATTGCGTGCAGGAAGTGGACGCTCCTCGATGGGCCAGATACGCCATCGTCGGCGTCGGCACGCTGGCTGGCTCGTTAGCCCTCCGCTCGATCAGCTTTGAAGCGGTCGGGCCGAGACTGGCGGTCTCCGAGTTCGATACCCCACAGCCGGTGGTACAGGTCGGACGGGTGGCGGGGCTCCGGTGCGTGGTGACCAACACGGGGAGCGAGGCCCTGGAGCATCCGGTCGCCGAGTTGCGCGCAGGCCGCGAGCTACTTGCCCCCGGCGTGGAACCAGAGAAAACGCTGCCAAACCTGCTTCCTGGAGAGAGTGCGGTCGCGGAGTGGGGAATCGCACCATACGAGCCGGGGCTATTCGGCGCGGTTGTTCGCGTCCGTGGGGGAGGCATCGCGGTCGAGTGCGGTACCGACGTGGTTGCTAGCAATCCGCCGATCCGGTCAGAGCCTCGACATCGAGGCGTATGGACTCGGCGCTCGATCATTTCGGTGGCTACGGCCAGCTTCCGCGTGGTTCTTCCTCGGTCCGAACTGGGGTTTGGAGCCGGGCAGTTCGAGCTGGGTGATCCGTTGCACTTCGCGGGATGGGTCAGGTCCCTGGCGACGGCGGTGGGCGAGCCAGGGGAACCGCCGCGCGCGCTCTACGGCAAGCGCTCACGGGTCGAAGGCACGTCGCTCACGATGAGCAATCACGACCAGTGGGCGGCATGGGTCATTTCAGCCACTCCCAGGCCGGAGCGCTCGCGACTGGCGCTGTTTTGCCGATACGAAGCCAAAGAGGCACACCGGCTGACCGGATTACAAGGCCCGAGCATCTGCCTGCCGGATGGTGCTGAGCCGGCCGACTACGCCGAGTCGGAGACCGGCTGCGCAATGACATTGAAGCTGGGCCGTACTCACTATGGGATTGCCGTCCACTGGCCCAAGCACGACGCCTCGGACGGTAGAGTCGTGGTGTCACGAGGGCGAAACGGGCGCCTGCACGGCATGCTGGTCCTCGCCCGCCAAACGCTGCGGCCCGGAGTGGACCTGACACTCGCTCAGGAACTATGGATGGGTCGAGCCCAGAGCGCGCAAGAGGCCCTGGAACGCTGAGTCACTAGGACGCTTACGGCCCGAGCAAACCGGTATTGTCCTTTACCGCGGGCGGTTTCGAGGTCGCCTTCTCCTCGGTGCCCGACTTCGCGGGGACCAGGATGGGTCCGCTAAAGGTACTGACCGCGCCGTTCACGTAGGTGAGGACGAGCCGGTAGTATGCTGCTTCCTTCGGCGGCTCCTTGCTGAACGAAATCGGCAGCTTCTCGAAACGGTGCCGAAGCACTTCCTTCTTGCTCTTGTCCAGAAGCACAACGTAGGCCCCACTGAGGAACTCGCTGCGCCCGTCCCACACGATGGACAGCTTGCCATCCGCTGCGACTTCGACATCCAGAGTCTCGGACATCCTGGGCACGATGTTCCGCAGGTAGGGGTCGGACAGCCAGCCGGCAGCAATCGCCCGCCGATTCGCCTCTTCCAAATCAAACGGGCCGGGCACTATGTCCACGGTATACGGGCCCCAGCGGTTGTCCTGAATGATCGTGTTGGGACCGACCGGCTCGAACGCCTGACCATGAGCCACCATGAGACCGATGAGCAGTAAGCCGACCCCTGCGATGCCTCGTCTCACTTCGCACCTCCCGGAGATTGCGGTAATGCTGTATCCATTGTAATTGGACGCGAAAGCCGATCTTCGGTTCCGCGAAGGCCGGAGATGCGTCATTGTCGGTGCCACCGAGCCTCGACGAAGAAATCGTAGGATAAGCAGGAATCTTTGGCATGACTAGATAATTATATTTTTCACATACTAGGGTGCTCGGGCAGGACCCACGAAGACCTGACTGCCGGTGAACCCCCCATTACAGGAGCAAAGGTCATGCGAAGTAAGAGACAGGCGAGCACGGGCGTTTCGCTCGCGCTGCTCGCCTTGAGCATTTGCACCGCAGCGGCGGCGCAAGATCGTGGCAGCACGGATCGTTCTGTCCCGGACTGGGTCAACCGGATCTCGATCTCAGGACGCGCGTTCCTTCGGTACAGCTACGAGCTGGACTCTTCCAAGGACGACTTCAACGAGTTCTCCGTGGACCGGGTGTACTTGACGTTCAGGTCCAAAGTCTCGGAGAAGAGCACGGTGCAATACACGCTCGAGGGCGGCGAGATCCGTGATGCTGATTATCGTCTGTCCGACGGCAACCTCGAGAAGGTCTCGACTTCGATGGACGTTCAGACGAAGTATTTCTTCTTCGAGGTCACGGATGCGCTCTATCGCACGGGCTTCGTGCGCGTTGGGCAGGCACCGCAGCCCTGGGTACCGTTCCAGGAAGACCTCTGGGGCTATCGCGTGCAGGGCACGGTGTTTTCGGACCGCTCCGGCTACTTGAGCTCCACGGACCTCGGACTTAGCTTCGGCGGGACGATCCCAGACGGCTACGGCAGTTGGCACGGGGCGTTCGTGAACGGAGAAGGCTGGAAGAGCCCAGAGCGCGGCAAGCACAAGGACTTCCACTTTCGGGCTACGGTGTACCCATTCGCGAAGAGCCCTGAGGCGGTCAAGAACCTTTTCGTGTCTGGATTTTTTTCGACCGGTGCGTACGACGACGTAAGCGCAGGGCCGCGCGATCGCGAGCGCGCAATCGGGCAGATCGGCTATCGGAAGGCGGGCTCGGTCTACCTTGGGGCGGAGTACCTGTGGGCGTCCGACCCCGCAGACAAGATGAAAGCTCGATACCCGAGCCTCGCAGCGCGATCCGGTCAGATTTCCGATGCACGGGGCTACTCGGTATATGGTGTCTTGAATGTAGGCGTGTTAGGCAGAGGGGCCGACGCGGCGAAGTGGGACATCTTAGCGCGCTTCGACAACCTAGACCCCGACAACGAGATAGCAGACAACGACGTCGAGCGCTGGATTGTCGGTGTCAGTCACCGGTTCAGCTCGAATGTGCTCGCCCTACTGGATTACGAGACCGTGGAGTATGCAAGCGGAGCGGGCAAGCCCGACGAGCGACGCATTTCGTTGCGGGCCGACATAAAGTTCTAAAGGAGACGGATGATGGATAAGCACTCTTCCACTGCGGCCCCTGAGAGCCGCGCACGAGGGGGTCCTCGTTCGCGGGACACCGTCATGACACGTCGTGAGATGAACCGCACTCTGCTGAAGATGGGAGCCGGAGCCCTTGCGGCGGCGCTCGGCGCGACCTCTGTCGTCAAGGCTGCTTCTAGCATCACCAACACTGCGTCATCCGTTCGCACGAAGCGACGCTACGGCATGGTGATAGATGTGCTTCGTTGCGTGGGGTGTCGGTCTTGTGTCGCGGCGTGCAAGATGGAAAACAGGACGCCACCTGGTGTGGCATACAACAAGGTGACGGAGACTTACTTGGGCAAGATGCGTAATGACAGGCCTGTCTTCCTGACGCAGCCGTGCTTTCACTGTGAGAAGCCGGCGTGCTTGCCGGTGTGCCCCGTAAAACCCAAGGCTGCCACGTACAAGCGGGCGGTGGACGGGATCGTGGTCGTGGACTACGATCTATGTATCGGCTGTCAGGCGTGCGTGGAAGCATGCCCGTATGGGGCGAGGTCGTTCGACGAAGGCGACAACTACATCGTTTTCGAGTCGAGCGAGGTGTTCGCACGCGTGCCTTCACCCGAGTACGATCAGTATCGGCTGCGCAAGGAAGACGAGCCACCGATCTACACTGCGCGCAAGTGCACGTTCTGCTTGCATCTTCAGGATGAGAACGGCATGTACTCCAAGAAGGAAGGGCGGTGGCCGGCTTGTGCCAAGACCTGCACCGGTCACGCCATCCACTTCGGCGATTTCAACGATCCGGACAGCGAGGTATCGAGGCTCCTCATGTCCGGCCGAAAGAGGGTGCGACTCCATGAGTCACTCGGTCTCGAGCCGAATGTCTACTACCTGCTGTAACGACAAACGCGCGACCTCATAGTGAGAGGGGAGGAAACCACGATGTACGTATATGATGAGAAGATCGGTCGCAGGATGTTTTTGAAGACCGCGACCGCTGCTGCCACACTGGGAGCCGTGGCAGGACGAACCCAAGACCCTGTTCTGCCCGAGAACCGATCGCACTCCCGCAATGCGGAGGGACGGCGACAGTGGGGGCGTGAGGCCGGGGAGTGGATCCCCACTTGCTGCAACATGTGCGGGGGACAGTCCGGCA from Fimbriimonadia bacterium includes:
- a CDS encoding 4Fe-4S dicluster domain-containing protein: MGAGALAAALGATSVVKAASSITNTASSVRTKRRYGMVIDVLRCVGCRSCVAACKMENRTPPGVAYNKVTETYLGKMRNDRPVFLTQPCFHCEKPACLPVCPVKPKAATYKRAVDGIVVVDYDLCIGCQACVEACPYGARSFDEGDNYIVFESSEVFARVPSPEYDQYRLRKEDEPPIYTARKCTFCLHLQDENGMYSKKEGRWPACAKTCTGHAIHFGDFNDPDSEVSRLLMSGRKRVRLHESLGLEPNVYYLL
- a CDS encoding DUF4097 family beta strand repeat protein; translation: MREEIQRITQMVQDGKLTPEEASDLIEAITAGSRTERAEGEEREEGARRDTFDELFKAVDRVTRDAMERVNWPEIAEKIRSATRTGWDRIKTDLEQVGRGDWKNLFGRHTEEKKQELELDIEPGATLRFDLPNGDVKVIGGSSDPKVVARAEIRGKDEEETRRRADAWTLLLEQTGDEAVLKIPGQGSGTVHTDLEVYVPAGVKLDVKTASGDVEIRNTRAAVKLTTHSGNCSISGAADRLTVVATSGDVSVKEFDGTQMTVETRSGDISLNEVHANINVRTASGDLSLNKVTGDAISAEAISGDVDVVFAEPFDGACNLRAVNGDIHIAAPDGSSCRVILSSISGEVSSGVSLRDEIRSEKRLTGTLGDGDGSLDASAISGDVSLEMKSSA
- a CDS encoding DUF2089 domain-containing protein, with the protein product MHKQPSKCPVCDGAFHISELTCDVCHSVLRGEFAPSRFERLDKDQANFLEVFLRCRGVLNSVERELGISYPTVRSRLDALLEALGLTPASAQESDVRPAEKAKARLEILDKLEKGEIAPDEAAAALRNLK
- the tdh gene encoding L-threonine 3-dehydrogenase; amino-acid sequence: MGAEGEPIRVKAIAKTQPAPGCDLIDVPEPSVTPGTVKVRVQRTSICGTDYHIWKWDPWAAGRIRPPRVIGHEWCGIVEEVGEGVERVRVGDFVAGESHIVCGECVQCRAGQGHVCANTRIIGVDIDGCFAPWLVVPEANARVTDTTVPPEVATVQDPLGNAVHTTLAGPIEGRSVLVLGMGPIGLFSVAIAKACGSGKVIVTEVSDYRLAMAEAVGADLLLNPTRDDVVKQVYDATGGVGVDVALEMSGHPQAFEQAVECTRAGGRISMLGIFPMNLTVDMDKVIFKGLELQGIVGRRLWETWDQMGELLSSGRLDIRSVITHHLHYTEFDKAMELITKGECGKVVFTVD